In Deinococcus sp. HSC-46F16, the following are encoded in one genomic region:
- a CDS encoding peptide chain release factor 3: MTTPTAALDFEIARRRTFAIISHPDAGKTTITEKLLLYGGAIQEAGSVTAKEGRSHTKSDWMSIEQQRGISISSSALTFEYGGRHINLLDTPGHQDFSEDTYRTLTAADSALMVLDAARGVQAQTEKLFAVCRNRGIPILTFVNKMDRPAQDPFELIAQVEGTLKITAVPLTWPIGDGPDFKGVYDLQTGQVLAFERTSGGKHRAPVQTAGLDDPQLDALVGADLAAKLREDVELIQGAMPEFDPAAFLSGELTPVFFGSAMNNFGVEHFLRNFVDLAPPPGPVETNLGERAPDAGFAGFIFKLQANMSKQHRDRTAFMRVMSGHFERGMDVTHTRTGRKLRLSQAHTLFAQDREKVEEAYPGDIVGLVNPGVFQIGDVVSVDAKVTLPSFPRFTPETFATLSLRDVGKRKAFMKGLTQLAEEGVVQVFYPTDGAREPYLGAVGPLQFEVFQARLQEEYGVEVELHVTSYQLVRWLAGDPSNVARFARHVEDDQGRPVMLFRSKYDLDYTAEQHPEIEFLPLPKDLTRV; this comes from the coding sequence ATGACCACCCCCACCGCTGCCCTCGACTTTGAAATCGCCCGCCGCCGCACCTTCGCCATCATCTCCCACCCCGACGCGGGCAAAACCACCATCACCGAAAAGCTGCTGCTGTACGGAGGCGCCATTCAGGAGGCCGGGTCCGTCACCGCCAAAGAAGGCCGCTCGCACACCAAGTCCGACTGGATGAGCATCGAGCAGCAGCGCGGCATCTCGATTTCCTCCTCGGCGCTGACCTTCGAGTACGGGGGACGGCACATCAACCTGCTGGACACGCCGGGCCACCAGGACTTCTCGGAGGACACCTACCGCACCCTGACCGCCGCCGACTCCGCGCTGATGGTGCTCGACGCGGCCCGTGGCGTGCAGGCCCAGACCGAGAAGCTGTTTGCCGTGTGCCGCAACCGCGGCATTCCCATCCTGACCTTCGTGAACAAGATGGACCGCCCCGCGCAGGACCCCTTCGAGCTGATCGCGCAGGTGGAGGGCACACTGAAGATCACGGCGGTGCCGCTGACCTGGCCCATCGGGGACGGCCCCGACTTCAAGGGCGTGTATGACCTCCAGACCGGGCAGGTGCTCGCCTTCGAGCGCACCTCCGGCGGCAAGCACCGCGCCCCGGTGCAGACGGCGGGACTGGACGACCCCCAACTCGACGCGCTCGTCGGGGCCGATCTCGCCGCCAAGCTGCGCGAGGACGTGGAGCTGATTCAGGGCGCGATGCCCGAGTTCGACCCGGCGGCCTTCCTGTCGGGCGAACTCACCCCGGTCTTCTTCGGCTCGGCGATGAACAATTTCGGGGTCGAGCACTTCCTGCGGAACTTCGTGGACCTCGCGCCGCCCCCCGGCCCGGTGGAGACGAACCTGGGCGAGCGGGCGCCTGACGCGGGGTTCGCGGGCTTCATCTTCAAGTTGCAGGCCAACATGAGCAAGCAGCACCGCGACCGCACGGCGTTCATGCGGGTGATGAGTGGGCACTTCGAGCGCGGCATGGACGTGACCCACACCCGCACCGGGCGCAAGCTGCGGCTCTCGCAGGCCCATACCCTCTTCGCGCAGGACCGCGAGAAGGTGGAGGAAGCCTATCCCGGCGACATCGTCGGGCTGGTCAACCCCGGCGTCTTCCAGATCGGGGACGTGGTCAGCGTGGACGCCAAGGTCACGCTGCCCAGCTTTCCGCGCTTCACACCCGAAACCTTTGCCACCCTCTCCCTGAGGGACGTGGGCAAGCGCAAGGCCTTTATGAAGGGCCTGACCCAGCTCGCCGAAGAAGGCGTCGTGCAGGTCTTCTACCCCACCGACGGCGCCCGCGAACCCTACCTCGGTGCGGTCGGCCCCCTCCAGTTCGAGGTCTTCCAGGCCCGCTTGCAGGAGGAGTACGGGGTGGAGGTGGAACTGCACGTCACGTCCTACCAGCTTGTGCGCTGGCTGGCAGGCGACCCCAGCAATGTGGCCCGTTTCGCCCGGCACGTCGAGGACGACCAGGGCCGCCCGGTGATGCTGTTCCGCTCCAAGTACGACCTCGACTACACCGCCGAGCAGCACCCGGAAATCGAATTTCTGCCGCTGCCGAAGGATTTGACGCGGGTGTAA
- a CDS encoding aminopeptidase, which yields MPTTDLSPALSYDPAAHAALLADYCLSAAPGERLLVAGGVAGVPLVRAVTRALLTRGARPVVRLDYPGQDDDWAELAQDAVLDAAHSADLADVEALGGSLRILTPEPGTPGDAARRARLTASRAPVAAIRARRKWSLTLYPTAHAAAQAGMTEAEFGAFVMRAMFLDRADPVAAWGEVREMQAQLIERLTRADTVRIEAPGTDLTLRVGGRTWANSDGKRNMPSGEVFTGPLEDSAEGVVTFSVPASYGGVVVRGARLVFRAGEVVEASAEEGEDVLRAALATDPGARRLGELGIGTNFGIQTPTGNILFDEKIGGTVHLALGRSYPETGGTNASAIHWDLITDLRGQGRLTLDGEVVQEGGRFLE from the coding sequence GTGCCCACCACTGACCTCTCCCCGGCCCTGAGCTACGACCCCGCCGCGCACGCCGCGCTGCTGGCGGACTACTGCCTGTCGGCCGCGCCCGGCGAGCGGCTGCTGGTCGCGGGCGGCGTGGCGGGCGTGCCCCTGGTGCGGGCCGTGACCCGCGCCCTGCTGACACGCGGCGCCCGGCCCGTCGTGCGGCTGGACTACCCCGGCCAGGACGACGACTGGGCCGAACTCGCGCAGGACGCGGTGCTGGACGCCGCGCACTCCGCCGACCTCGCGGACGTGGAGGCCTTGGGCGGCAGCCTGCGCATCCTGACCCCCGAGCCCGGCACCCCCGGCGACGCCGCCCGCCGCGCCCGCCTGACGGCCTCCCGCGCCCCGGTCGCCGCCATCCGGGCGCGGAGGAAGTGGAGCCTGACCCTCTACCCCACCGCGCACGCGGCGGCGCAGGCGGGCATGACGGAAGCCGAGTTCGGCGCCTTTGTCATGCGGGCGATGTTCCTCGACCGCGCCGACCCGGTGGCCGCCTGGGGCGAAGTGCGCGAGATGCAGGCGCAGTTGATTGAGCGCCTCACGCGGGCCGACACGGTGCGAATCGAAGCCCCCGGCACCGACCTCACCCTGCGGGTGGGGGGCCGCACCTGGGCCAACAGCGACGGCAAGCGCAACATGCCCAGCGGCGAGGTCTTTACCGGGCCGCTGGAGGACAGCGCCGAGGGCGTGGTCACCTTCAGCGTGCCCGCGAGCTACGGCGGCGTGGTGGTGCGCGGCGCGAGGCTGGTCTTCCGGGCGGGCGAGGTCGTGGAAGCAAGCGCCGAGGAAGGCGAGGACGTGCTGCGGGCGGCCCTGGCGACCGACCCCGGAGCGCGGCGGCTGGGCGAGCTCGGGATCGGCACCAATTTCGGCATCCAGACGCCGACCGGGAACATCCTCTTCGACGAGAAGATCGGCGGCACCGTTCACCTCGCCCTGGGCCGCTCCTACCCCGAAACCGGGGGCACCAACGCCAGCGCGATTCACTGGGACCTGATCACCGACCTGCGCGGGCAGGGCCGCCTGACGCTGGACGGGGAAGTGGTGCAGGAGGGGGGGCGCTTTCTGGAATGA
- a CDS encoding helix-turn-helix domain-containing protein has translation MDEVLTLEELAAYLKVSETTAYALVRSGDIPGRKVGREWRFLKARVVEWLMQAGGEDMEQQSGVVQRDEHGGEYKVEGGREYVAMWLPLTREEKAAQLDKAAREGVNVSELVADYLKRWAQA, from the coding sequence ATGGATGAGGTGCTGACATTGGAGGAGCTGGCCGCCTATCTCAAGGTCAGCGAGACGACGGCCTACGCCCTGGTGCGGAGCGGGGACATTCCGGGGCGCAAGGTAGGGCGGGAGTGGCGGTTCCTGAAGGCGCGAGTGGTCGAGTGGCTGATGCAGGCCGGAGGAGAGGACATGGAACAGCAGAGCGGTGTGGTGCAGCGCGACGAGCACGGCGGCGAGTACAAGGTCGAGGGCGGACGCGAGTACGTGGCGATGTGGTTGCCGCTGACCCGCGAGGAAAAGGCCGCGCAACTGGACAAGGCCGCCCGCGAGGGGGTCAACGTCAGCGAACTGGTGGCGGACTACCTGAAGCGCTGGGCACAGGCGTAA
- a CDS encoding nitronate monooxygenase, which translates to MTPEEVAASQTELAPLHAELGLPAPTLPERVQEDFAAQFQAVLKVRPAAFSFAFGRLGADRVAALRGAGILCIGTATSHLEASALARNGVDAVVLQGGAAGGHRGGWAHDDLTELLFLIRSVLLDANLPVIAAGGLMDAADVRAALNAGASLVQCGTAFLRATEAGTSAPYRAALAAAEPGQTVLTCAFSGRLARGLANRVTAEVASPLPYPLQNALTRDLRAAAARAGRAEFLSLWAGEGHARGREGTAAELLRILWPEETE; encoded by the coding sequence GTGACGCCGGAGGAGGTGGCAGCCTCCCAGACGGAACTCGCCCCGCTGCACGCGGAACTGGGCCTGCCCGCACCGACCCTGCCGGAGCGGGTGCAGGAGGACTTCGCGGCGCAGTTCCAGGCGGTGCTGAAGGTGCGGCCCGCCGCATTCTCCTTCGCGTTCGGGCGACTGGGGGCCGACCGGGTCGCGGCCCTGCGCGGCGCGGGGATCCTCTGCATCGGCACGGCCACCAGCCACCTCGAAGCCAGCGCCCTCGCCCGGAACGGGGTGGACGCGGTCGTCTTGCAGGGGGGCGCGGCAGGTGGCCACCGGGGAGGCTGGGCGCACGACGACCTCACGGAGCTGCTGTTCCTGATCCGTTCGGTGCTGCTGGATGCTAACCTCCCCGTCATCGCGGCGGGCGGGCTGATGGACGCGGCAGACGTGCGGGCGGCGCTGAACGCGGGCGCCAGTCTGGTGCAGTGCGGCACCGCCTTTCTGCGGGCCACCGAAGCCGGAACCTCCGCCCCCTACCGGGCCGCCCTCGCTGCTGCTGAGCCAGGGCAGACGGTCCTCACCTGCGCCTTCTCGGGCCGCCTGGCACGGGGCCTCGCCAACCGGGTCACGGCGGAGGTGGCGTCTCCCCTTCCCTACCCGCTGCAGAACGCGCTGACCCGCGACCTGCGAGCGGCCGCTGCCCGAGCCGGACGCGCCGAGTTCCTGAGCCTCTGGGCCGGGGAAGGCCACGCGCGGGGACGAGAGGGGACAGCAGCGGAACTCCTGCGGATCCTGTGGCCAGAGGAAACAGAGTAG
- a CDS encoding histone deacetylase, translating to MTPPLPPGRPRAWTAFRRAAYAAAPPPRRQFLPREFLNRLLAGAAERLPLLDAPPLMWADAERVHDPAYLARWRRGEVTREEERALGFPWTPAVVERGLGSGGATLAATRDALAHGLGINLGGGTHHASRDRAEGFSFLNDVPISARWLLDGGHARRVLILDLDVHQGNGTAALFAGEPRVLTVSVHGANNYPFQKATSDLDVALPDGTGDAAYLAALDREVAPAVAAFRPDFAFYLAGADVLEGDQLGKLALTLQGVRERDDRVFRWAARTRTPLVTVMAGGYNRDPERLIAARLGTLDAALAAFQPGGGAIMSG from the coding sequence GTGACCCCACCGCTCCCCCCCGGCAGGCCCCGCGCCTGGACTGCCTTCCGCCGGGCGGCCTACGCCGCGGCGCCACCGCCCCGCCGTCAGTTCCTGCCCCGTGAGTTCCTGAACCGCCTGCTCGCGGGGGCCGCCGAGCGGCTGCCCCTCCTCGACGCGCCGCCGCTGATGTGGGCCGACGCCGAGCGGGTCCACGACCCCGCCTACCTCGCCCGCTGGCGCCGGGGGGAGGTCACGCGGGAGGAGGAACGGGCACTGGGCTTTCCCTGGACCCCGGCCGTCGTGGAGCGCGGCCTGGGGAGCGGCGGCGCGACCCTGGCCGCCACGCGGGACGCCCTCGCCCACGGCCTGGGAATCAACCTCGGTGGCGGAACCCACCACGCCTCGCGCGACCGGGCCGAGGGGTTTTCCTTCCTGAACGACGTGCCGATCAGCGCCCGCTGGTTGCTGGACGGCGGGCACGCGCGGCGGGTGCTGATTCTCGACCTCGACGTGCATCAGGGCAACGGCACGGCGGCGCTGTTCGCGGGCGAGCCGCGCGTGCTCACCGTCAGCGTGCATGGGGCGAACAATTACCCCTTCCAGAAGGCCACCAGTGACCTCGACGTGGCGCTGCCCGACGGCACCGGGGACGCGGCCTACCTCGCCGCCCTCGACCGGGAGGTCGCGCCCGCCGTGGCGGCCTTCCGGCCCGATTTCGCCTTTTACCTGGCGGGAGCGGACGTGCTGGAAGGGGACCAACTGGGCAAGCTGGCCCTCACGCTGCAGGGGGTCCGCGAGCGCGACGACCGGGTGTTTCGCTGGGCGGCCCGCACCCGGACGCCGCTCGTCACCGTGATGGCCGGAGGGTACAACCGCGACCCGGAGAGGCTGATCGCGGCGCGGCTGGGCACCCTGGATGCGGCGCTCGCGGCCTTCCAGCCCGGCGGGGGCGCTATCATGTCGGGATGA
- a CDS encoding DegV family protein: MTPRTTAPSRVALVTDSTADLTPAEWAELKVSVVGLTLEVGGTLFSDPGTVRRPDLPVLDPATLVRRMEEGAAPRTSQAVPGDFRQAYAEALEAGAERVLCFPVASHLSGTFASAVTAAEEFRDRVEVVDTRTLSVGLGAAVRQARVWLDRGSDPGEVARRLTGFGGRVFLRFVPGSLRWLVAGGRLSRVAGAAAGLLNVHPVIRAEAGKVEAAARIRGFHAALRELARSFPEGLEATVLHAGNLEGARTLTGELALRNVRVRATREITAVLLVHAGPGTVGLVGVPPLEPA, from the coding sequence GTGACTCCCCGCACAACGGCGCCCTCCCGCGTGGCCCTGGTGACCGACAGCACCGCCGACCTGACCCCGGCGGAGTGGGCCGAACTGAAGGTCTCGGTGGTGGGCCTCACGCTGGAGGTGGGCGGGACCCTCTTCAGCGATCCCGGCACGGTGCGGCGCCCCGACCTCCCCGTGCTGGACCCGGCGACCCTGGTGCGCCGGATGGAGGAGGGCGCGGCCCCCCGCACCTCCCAGGCCGTGCCGGGCGACTTCCGGCAGGCCTACGCGGAGGCGCTGGAGGCCGGGGCCGAGCGGGTGCTGTGCTTTCCGGTGGCCTCTCACCTCAGCGGCACCTTCGCCTCGGCGGTGACGGCGGCGGAGGAATTCCGGGACCGGGTGGAGGTGGTGGACACGCGGACGCTGAGCGTGGGCCTCGGCGCGGCGGTGCGGCAGGCGCGGGTCTGGCTGGACAGGGGAAGCGACCCCGGCGAGGTGGCCCGGCGGCTGACGGGGTTCGGGGGCCGGGTCTTCCTGCGCTTCGTGCCGGGCAGCCTGCGCTGGCTGGTCGCGGGGGGGCGGCTCTCGCGGGTGGCGGGCGCGGCGGCGGGGCTGCTCAACGTCCACCCGGTCATCCGCGCGGAGGCGGGCAAGGTGGAGGCCGCCGCCCGCATCCGGGGCTTTCACGCCGCGCTGCGCGAACTGGCCCGTTCCTTTCCGGAGGGGCTGGAGGCCACCGTGCTGCACGCCGGGAACCTGGAAGGTGCCCGGACGCTCACCGGCGAACTCGCCCTGCGCAACGTCCGGGTGCGGGCCACCCGCGAGATCACGGCGGTGCTGCTTGTCCACGCCGGGCCAGGCACCGTCGGGCTGGTGGGTGTGCCCCCGCTGGAGCCCGCCTGA
- a CDS encoding AAA family ATPase yields MRLPSHTPAPGPVWVISGSPGAGKSTVSRALLGHFPLGLHVPVDDLREFVVSGTAHPSLEENPETARQFRLARTAAAQMARLYAEAGFTVVVDDVLWPADLALFAAHWTGLDVRPVMLAPGLEAAQRRNATRTGKPFDPSALAPLIDALYPALRPDEFRAAGWQVVESGGQSVAETVETVLALRWT; encoded by the coding sequence GTGCGCCTGCCTTCCCACACTCCCGCACCCGGTCCGGTCTGGGTCATCAGCGGCAGCCCCGGCGCGGGCAAGAGCACGGTGTCCCGCGCCCTGCTGGGGCACTTTCCGCTCGGCCTCCATGTCCCGGTGGACGACCTGCGCGAGTTCGTGGTGTCGGGCACCGCGCACCCCAGTCTGGAGGAGAACCCGGAAACGGCCCGGCAGTTCCGGCTGGCCCGCACCGCCGCCGCGCAGATGGCCCGCCTATACGCGGAGGCGGGCTTCACGGTGGTCGTAGACGACGTGCTGTGGCCCGCCGACCTCGCCCTCTTCGCCGCGCACTGGACCGGGCTGGACGTGCGCCCGGTCATGCTCGCGCCGGGGCTGGAGGCCGCGCAGCGCCGCAACGCGACCCGCACAGGGAAGCCGTTTGATCCCAGTGCGCTCGCCCCGCTCATCGACGCCCTTTACCCGGCCCTGCGCCCGGACGAGTTCCGGGCCGCCGGGTGGCAGGTCGTGGAGAGCGGCGGGCAGAGTGTGGCGGAAACGGTGGAGACGGTGCTGGCGCTGCGCTGGACGTGA
- a CDS encoding YifB family Mg chelatase-like AAA ATPase — MLARARSVALIGVDAVPVEVEVDVSPGLPSFMVVGLPDQAVSEARERVRAAVRNAGLPFPAARITVNLAPADLRKEGPLYDLPIALGLLAAQELLPAEALRGLVCAGELALDGSLRPIAGAVNVALLAAQEGVPALLPGANAAEAALIDGVAVLPAGTLLEAVRHLSGEAPLAPASPPETPPDEDTPLDLADLKGQSGAKRALEIALAGGHNLLMIGSPGSGKTMLARRAPGLLPPLTRAEALEVTRIHSAAGLLTGRGGLVGRPPYRAPHHTVSDAGLIGGGSVPRPGEVSLAHRGVLFMDEFPEFSRKALETLRQPLEDRTVSISRARATVTYPANFQLIAAMNPCKCGHFGDPERTCTCTPTERARYAGRLSGPLLDRVDLLCRVPRLTVDELSRAPEGEPSAVVRERVASARARMLARQGGRNSDLAGQALRQHAHLAPGPEAFARAAARQLGLTGRGFDRVLKVARTVADLAGQEHISEAHLAEAVTYRPRDLV; from the coding sequence ATGCTCGCCCGCGCCCGCAGCGTGGCATTGATCGGCGTGGACGCCGTGCCCGTCGAGGTCGAGGTGGATGTCTCGCCGGGCCTTCCCAGCTTCATGGTGGTGGGCCTCCCCGATCAGGCCGTCAGCGAGGCCCGCGAGCGGGTGCGGGCGGCCGTCCGCAACGCCGGGCTGCCCTTTCCCGCCGCCCGCATCACGGTGAACCTCGCGCCCGCCGACCTGCGCAAGGAGGGGCCGCTGTACGACCTCCCCATCGCGCTGGGGCTGCTCGCCGCGCAGGAACTGCTGCCCGCTGAGGCCCTGCGCGGCCTGGTCTGTGCGGGGGAACTGGCCCTCGACGGGTCGTTGCGCCCCATCGCGGGGGCCGTCAACGTGGCCCTCCTCGCCGCGCAGGAGGGGGTGCCCGCACTGCTGCCGGGCGCCAACGCCGCCGAGGCCGCCCTCATTGACGGGGTCGCGGTCCTTCCGGCGGGGACGCTGCTGGAGGCGGTGCGGCACCTCAGTGGCGAGGCCCCCCTCGCGCCCGCTTCCCCGCCGGAGACACCCCCCGACGAGGACACGCCCCTCGACCTCGCGGACCTCAAGGGCCAGAGCGGGGCCAAGCGGGCGCTGGAGATCGCGCTGGCGGGTGGGCACAACCTCCTGATGATCGGCTCGCCCGGCAGCGGCAAGACCATGCTGGCCCGCCGGGCACCGGGACTGCTCCCGCCCCTGACCCGCGCGGAAGCGCTGGAGGTGACGCGCATCCACTCGGCGGCGGGGCTGCTCACCGGACGGGGCGGGCTGGTGGGGCGGCCGCCCTACCGCGCTCCGCACCACACCGTCAGCGACGCCGGGCTGATCGGCGGCGGAAGCGTGCCCCGTCCCGGCGAGGTGTCGCTGGCGCACCGGGGTGTGCTGTTTATGGACGAGTTCCCGGAGTTCTCGCGCAAGGCGCTGGAAACCTTGAGGCAGCCCCTGGAGGACCGGACGGTCTCGATCAGCCGGGCGCGGGCGACCGTGACCTACCCGGCCAATTTCCAGCTGATCGCCGCGATGAACCCCTGCAAGTGCGGTCACTTTGGTGACCCCGAGCGGACCTGTACCTGCACGCCGACCGAACGTGCCCGCTACGCCGGGAGGCTCAGCGGGCCGCTGCTGGACCGGGTGGACCTCCTGTGCCGTGTCCCCAGATTGACCGTGGACGAGCTGTCCCGCGCCCCGGAGGGCGAACCCAGCGCCGTGGTGCGCGAGCGGGTGGCCTCGGCGCGTGCCCGGATGCTCGCGCGGCAGGGGGGGCGCAACAGCGACCTTGCCGGGCAGGCCCTGCGGCAGCACGCGCACCTGGCACCTGGACCCGAGGCCTTCGCACGGGCGGCAGCCCGGCAACTGGGTCTGACGGGGCGCGGCTTCGACCGGGTGTTGAAAGTGGCGCGGACGGTGGCCGACCTCGCCGGGCAGGAGCACATCTCGGAAGCCCACCTGGCCGAAGCTGTCACCTACCGCCCCCGCGACCTCGTCTAG
- a CDS encoding SLC13 family permease: MDPVTVLLVLFGLALLLFATEWLPVDVTALLLLAALLALGLLPTREAFAGFGSDTVLTLAGLFILTQMLLRAGVIEWIGTALARRARNAAGMVRGMLGTVAGVSAFTSNTATTAVFLPLVTGLARRAGIAPSRVLLPLAYASILGGTVTVIGTSTNLVVSGALPGAGLAPLGFFELAWVGIPVAVVGLLYLFFVAPRLLPEREAELEASLRAYLADLTVAPGSPLAGQTLRESGLGRDHGLTVVAVRRGEETIYAPGPSFRIQELDTLAVEGPPERILAGKSTLGVFSKSEQKLQVEGTAPVRLVEAVVLPGSLLIGRTLREARFRERYGLSVLALHRRARTVERLGGLRVQVGDVLLIQGTPDRFGGLGDHLTVLGDLTGAQRDLRRAPLALGLFGGAVVLGGLGVLPLSVAVVIAVALALALRLVTPEEAYRSVEWPVIVLVACMLAFGTAFEDTGAARVLTGAISGVLEPLGPYGLLAALFAVTVALTQPMSNQAAALVMLPLAIGTAKALGYDPRPFVIGITIAASNSFITPLEPSCMLVYGPGRYRFLDFVRVGSGLTVVTFAVSLLVIPRVWPF, encoded by the coding sequence ATGGACCCCGTGACCGTCCTGCTGGTGCTGTTCGGGCTGGCGCTGCTGCTGTTCGCTACCGAGTGGCTGCCCGTGGACGTCACGGCGCTGCTGCTGCTCGCGGCCCTGCTGGCGCTGGGCCTGCTCCCCACCCGCGAGGCCTTCGCGGGGTTCGGCAGTGACACGGTCCTCACGCTCGCGGGCCTCTTTATTCTCACGCAGATGCTGTTGCGGGCGGGAGTCATCGAGTGGATCGGCACCGCGCTGGCCCGCCGCGCCCGCAACGCTGCCGGGATGGTGCGCGGCATGCTGGGCACGGTCGCGGGCGTCAGCGCCTTTACCAGCAACACGGCGACCACCGCCGTCTTCCTGCCGCTGGTGACCGGGCTGGCCCGCCGGGCGGGGATTGCCCCCAGCCGGGTGCTGCTGCCGCTGGCCTACGCCAGCATCCTGGGCGGCACGGTCACCGTGATCGGCACGAGCACCAATCTCGTCGTGTCGGGGGCGCTGCCGGGGGCGGGACTCGCCCCCCTGGGCTTTTTCGAGCTGGCCTGGGTCGGGATTCCGGTGGCAGTCGTGGGCCTGCTGTACCTCTTTTTCGTGGCGCCGCGCCTGCTTCCCGAGCGCGAGGCCGAGCTGGAAGCCTCGCTGCGGGCCTACCTCGCGGACCTGACGGTGGCTCCAGGGAGCCCGCTCGCCGGGCAGACCCTGCGCGAGTCGGGGCTGGGCCGCGACCACGGCCTGACGGTGGTGGCGGTGCGCCGGGGCGAGGAGACGATCTATGCCCCCGGCCCCAGCTTCCGGATTCAGGAACTCGACACCCTGGCGGTCGAAGGCCCCCCCGAGCGCATCCTGGCGGGCAAGAGCACCCTGGGTGTCTTTTCCAAAAGCGAGCAGAAATTGCAGGTAGAGGGCACGGCCCCGGTGCGGCTGGTGGAGGCGGTCGTGTTGCCCGGCAGTCTCCTGATCGGCCGCACCCTGCGCGAGGCCCGCTTCCGCGAGCGCTACGGCCTGTCGGTGCTGGCGCTGCACCGCCGCGCCCGGACGGTCGAGCGCCTGGGGGGGCTGCGGGTGCAGGTCGGTGACGTGTTGCTGATTCAGGGCACCCCCGACCGCTTCGGGGGCCTGGGGGATCACCTCACCGTGCTGGGCGACCTCACCGGGGCGCAGCGTGACCTTCGCCGCGCTCCCCTCGCCCTGGGGCTGTTCGGCGGCGCGGTGGTGCTGGGCGGGCTGGGGGTGCTGCCCCTCAGCGTGGCGGTCGTGATCGCGGTGGCGCTGGCGCTCGCCTTGCGGCTGGTCACCCCGGAGGAAGCCTACCGCTCGGTAGAGTGGCCGGTCATCGTGCTGGTGGCCTGCATGCTGGCCTTCGGAACGGCCTTTGAGGACACCGGGGCCGCGCGGGTGCTCACCGGGGCCATCTCCGGGGTGCTGGAACCGCTGGGACCCTACGGCCTGCTCGCGGCCCTCTTCGCGGTGACGGTGGCCCTCACCCAGCCCATGAGCAACCAGGCGGCGGCGCTCGTGATGCTGCCCCTCGCCATCGGCACGGCGAAGGCGCTGGGGTACGATCCGCGCCCCTTTGTTATCGGCATCACTATCGCCGCCAGCAACTCCTTTATCACGCCGCTGGAGCCGTCCTGCATGCTGGTTTACGGACCGGGGCGCTACCGTTTCCTCGACTTCGTGCGGGTCGGTTCGGGCCTCACGGTGGTGACCTTCGCGGTGTCGCTGCTGGTGATTCCGCGGGTCTGGCCGTTCTAG
- a CDS encoding M50 family metallopeptidase, which produces MDDALTVSLMYALAIPLVTLGHELGHALVPLLKTREPVRVQLGPASSPSLFQTRLGRLTFDVRRLFFVGGFCFWPGLTPRQHFWTLAGGPLASLLMLALGATALVGIRTETVWLVAQIFMSLSFFQLVMTLWPMQYPAWYAGYAGFQSDGAQLLRLWPRLRPAS; this is translated from the coding sequence GTGGACGACGCCCTCACCGTGTCCCTGATGTACGCCCTCGCCATTCCGCTGGTCACGCTGGGCCATGAGCTGGGGCACGCCTTGGTGCCGCTGCTGAAGACGCGGGAGCCTGTCCGGGTGCAGCTTGGCCCGGCGAGCAGCCCTTCCCTTTTCCAGACGCGGCTGGGACGGCTCACCTTTGACGTTCGGCGCCTGTTCTTTGTGGGCGGCTTCTGCTTCTGGCCGGGCCTGACCCCCCGTCAGCACTTCTGGACGCTCGCGGGCGGACCCCTGGCCTCACTCCTGATGCTGGCGCTGGGAGCCACCGCACTCGTCGGCATTCGCACCGAGACGGTCTGGCTTGTCGCACAAATTTTTATGAGTCTGAGCTTTTTCCAGCTCGTCATGACCCTCTGGCCGATGCAGTATCCGGCATGGTACGCAGGCTACGCCGGGTTTCAAAGCGACGGTGCCCAGCTCCTCCGCCTCTGGCCCCGCCTCCGCCCGGCGAGCTAA